A genome region from Brassica oleracea var. oleracea cultivar TO1000 chromosome C2, BOL, whole genome shotgun sequence includes the following:
- the LOC106327675 gene encoding golgin candidate 6-like isoform X1 produces the protein MDLASRYKGVVGLVFGDNPSSNEDSYIQRLLDRISNGTLPDDRRSAIVELQSVVAESNAAQLAFGAASGLPVVVGILKDQRDDVEMVRGALETLLGALTPIDHARAQKTEVHAAFMNSDLLSREAENITLLLSLLEEEDFYVRYFTLQILTALLMNSQNRLQESILTTPRGITRLMDMLMDREVIRNEALLLLTHLTREAEEIQKIVVFEGAFEKIFSIIKEEGGSDGDVVVQDCLELLKNLLRNSSSNQILLRETMGFEPIISVLKLRGITYKFTQQKTVNLLCALETINMLIMGGAVTDPGKDSNKLANRTVLVQKKLLDHLLMLGVESQWSPVAVRCMTFKCIGDLVDGHPKNRDILASKVLGEDRQAEPALNSILRIILQTSSIQEFVAADYVFKTFCEKNREGQAILASTLIPQPHPTTRDPLEDDVNMSFGSMLLRGICSGETDGNLETCCRAASILSHVLKDNVQCKEKALKIVLESPVPSMGTPEPLFQRIVRYLAVASSMKSKDKSKSYIQQIILKLLVTWTVDCPAAVQCFLDSRHHLTYLLDLVANPAATVCIRGLASILLGECVIYNKSNENGKDAFAVVDAVSQKMGLTTYFSKFEEMQSSFVFSSSSEGPREDHEPLTRTATPSEAEIEDVDVADVMDKGNEDHPMLISLFDPSFTGLVKSLEGSIRERIVDVYSRPKSEVAVVPADLEQRSGESEKDYINRLKAFIEKQCSEIQNLLARNAALAEDVVSSGRSEQSQGSEQRASTVMEKVHIDSIKRELQETSQRLETIKSEKAQVESEASEYKNIAAKLESDLKGLSDAYNSLEQVNYHLEKEVRSLKGGEGPMEYPDVEAIKEEVRKEAQKESEDELNDLLVCLGQEESKVEKLTAKLVELGVDVDKLLEDIGDESEAQGESEDDGDEY, from the exons GTTCGAGGCGCCTTAGAAACTCTTCTTGGCGCTCTAACGCCAATCGATCATGCAAGGGCACAGAAGACTGAAGTCCATGCCGCTTTTATGAATTCCGATTTGCTCTCCCGTGAAGCTGAAAATATCACTCTTCTTTTGAGTTTGCTG GAAGAAGAAGATTTTTATGTTCGATATTTCACTCTCCAGATCTTGACAGCTCTTCTTATGAACTCTCAAAATAG ATTGCAGGAATCTATTTTGACTACTCCTCGCGGCATAACTCGGCTCATGGATATGCTGATGGATAGGGAG GTAATCCGGAACGAAGCTTTGTTGCTTCTTACGCACTTGACGCGTGAAGCAGAG GAGATCCAAAAAATTGTTGTCTTTGAAGGTGCATTTGAAAAGATTTTTAGCATCATCAAGGAGGAAGGGGGCTCAGATGGCGATGTGGTTGTGCAG GACTGTCTGGAGTTGTTGAAAAATCTTCTTCGCAACAGTTCATCAAACCAG ATACTACTAAGGGAGACCATGGGTTTTGAACCAATCATTTCAGTTCTAAAACTGCGAGGGATTACATATAAGTTCACCCAGCAGAAG ACTGTTAATCTACTGTGTGCACTGGAGACAATCAATATGCTGATCATGGGAGGTGCAGTTACGGACCCTGGAAAAGATTCAAACAAGCTGGCAAATAGAACGGTTCTAGTTCAG AAAAAACTGCTAGACCACCTCCTTATGTTGGGTGTTGAAAGCCAATGGTCGCCTGTTGCTGTTCGGTGCATG ACATTTAAATGCATTGGAGATCTGGTTGATGGACATCCCAAGAACCGTGATATCCTTGCTAGCAAAGTTCTTGGTGAAGATCGGCAAGCAGAACCTGCACTCAATTCTATCCTCCGGATCATTTTACAGACATCTAGTATTCAAGAGTTTGTTGCTGCTGATTATGTCTTCAAGACCTTCTGTGAG AAAAATCGGGAGGGTCAAGCAATCTTAGCTTCAACTTTAATACCCCAACCACATCCCACCACCCGAGATCCTCTAGAAGATGATGTTAACATGTCCTTTGGAAG TATGTTATTGCGAGGCATTTGCTCTGGTGAAACTGATGGGAATCTTGAG ACATGTTGCAGAGCTGCGAGCATTCTTTCTCATGTTTTGAAAGACAACGTTCAGTGCAAGGAAAAG GCTTTAAAAATAGTACTTGAGTCACCTGTGCCGTCCATGGGAACTCCAGAGCCTCTCTTTCAAAGGATCGTCAGATACCTAGCAGTTGCCTCTTCCATGAAAAGCAAAGATAAATCAAAATCATATATTCAACAGATCATTTTAAAACTGCTTGTCACATGGACCGTTGATTGCCCAGCTGCAGTTCAGTGCTTTCTAGATTCACGCCACCACCTAACGTACCTGCTCGATCTGGTAGCAAACCCAGCTGCAACAGTTTGCATAAGAGGCTTGGCGTCTATTCTATTGGGAGAATGCGTCATCTACAACAAATCAAATGAGAACGGTAAAGATGCTTTCGCTGTAGTTGATGCTGTGAGCCAGAAGATGGGGCTCACAACGTACTTCTCGAAGTTCGAAGAGATGCAGAGCAGCTTCGTCTTCTCTTCTTCCTCCGAGGGGCCTCGAGAGGATCATGAACCGTTGACGAGAACAGCCACGCCTAGTGAAGCCGAGATTGAGGATGTGGACGTGGCGGATGTGATGGATAAGGGGAATGAGGATCATCCGATGCTCATATCGTTGTTTGATCCTAGCTTCACAGGCTTAGTAAAGAGCCTTGAAGGTAGCATTAGAGAGAGAATCGTGGACGTGTATAGTCGGCCAAAAAGTGAGGTGGCTGTAGTACCGGCGGATTTGGAGCAGAGGAGCGGAGAAAGTGAGAAAGACTACATCAACCGCTTGAAAGCTTTTATAGAGAAACAGTGTTCGGAGATTCAG AACCTTCTTGCTCGGAACGCTGCTTTGGCAGAAGACGTAGTTAGCTCTGGGAGGAGTGAGCAATCTCAAGGATCAGAGCAAAGAGCAAGTACAGTAATGGAGAAGGTTCATATAGATAGCATCAAGCGAGAACTCCAAGAAACATCTCAGCGTTTAGAGACAATCAAATCAGAAAAAGCCCAGGTCGAGTCTGAGGCATCAGAATACAAGAACATTGCCGCGAAACTCGAATCAGACCTAAAGGGCCTGTCGGACGCATACAACAGCCTAGAACAAGTGAACTACCATCTCGAGAAAGAGGTGAGATCCTTGAAAGGAGGAGAAGGTCCCATGGAGTATCCTGATGTAGAAGCGATTAAAGAAGAAGTGAGAAAAGAAGCTCAGAAAGAGAGCGAGGACGAGTTGAACGACTTGTTAGTGTGTTTGGGACAAGAGGAGAGCAAAGTGGAGAAGCTGACGGCGAAGCTGGTAGAGTTAGGAGTTGATGTTGATAAGCTTTTGGAGGATATTGGGGACGAGTCTGAAGCTCAAGGGGAGTCTGAAGATGATGGTGATGAATATTAA
- the LOC106327675 gene encoding golgin candidate 6-like isoform X2, translated as MDMLMDREVIRNEALLLLTHLTREAEEIQKIVVFEGAFEKIFSIIKEEGGSDGDVVVQDCLELLKNLLRNSSSNQILLRETMGFEPIISVLKLRGITYKFTQQKTVNLLCALETINMLIMGGAVTDPGKDSNKLANRTVLVQKKLLDHLLMLGVESQWSPVAVRCMTFKCIGDLVDGHPKNRDILASKVLGEDRQAEPALNSILRIILQTSSIQEFVAADYVFKTFCEKNREGQAILASTLIPQPHPTTRDPLEDDVNMSFGSMLLRGICSGETDGNLETCCRAASILSHVLKDNVQCKEKALKIVLESPVPSMGTPEPLFQRIVRYLAVASSMKSKDKSKSYIQQIILKLLVTWTVDCPAAVQCFLDSRHHLTYLLDLVANPAATVCIRGLASILLGECVIYNKSNENGKDAFAVVDAVSQKMGLTTYFSKFEEMQSSFVFSSSSEGPREDHEPLTRTATPSEAEIEDVDVADVMDKGNEDHPMLISLFDPSFTGLVKSLEGSIRERIVDVYSRPKSEVAVVPADLEQRSGESEKDYINRLKAFIEKQCSEIQNLLARNAALAEDVVSSGRSEQSQGSEQRASTVMEKVHIDSIKRELQETSQRLETIKSEKAQVESEASEYKNIAAKLESDLKGLSDAYNSLEQVNYHLEKEVRSLKGGEGPMEYPDVEAIKEEVRKEAQKESEDELNDLLVCLGQEESKVEKLTAKLVELGVDVDKLLEDIGDESEAQGESEDDGDEY; from the exons ATGGATATGCTGATGGATAGGGAG GTAATCCGGAACGAAGCTTTGTTGCTTCTTACGCACTTGACGCGTGAAGCAGAG GAGATCCAAAAAATTGTTGTCTTTGAAGGTGCATTTGAAAAGATTTTTAGCATCATCAAGGAGGAAGGGGGCTCAGATGGCGATGTGGTTGTGCAG GACTGTCTGGAGTTGTTGAAAAATCTTCTTCGCAACAGTTCATCAAACCAG ATACTACTAAGGGAGACCATGGGTTTTGAACCAATCATTTCAGTTCTAAAACTGCGAGGGATTACATATAAGTTCACCCAGCAGAAG ACTGTTAATCTACTGTGTGCACTGGAGACAATCAATATGCTGATCATGGGAGGTGCAGTTACGGACCCTGGAAAAGATTCAAACAAGCTGGCAAATAGAACGGTTCTAGTTCAG AAAAAACTGCTAGACCACCTCCTTATGTTGGGTGTTGAAAGCCAATGGTCGCCTGTTGCTGTTCGGTGCATG ACATTTAAATGCATTGGAGATCTGGTTGATGGACATCCCAAGAACCGTGATATCCTTGCTAGCAAAGTTCTTGGTGAAGATCGGCAAGCAGAACCTGCACTCAATTCTATCCTCCGGATCATTTTACAGACATCTAGTATTCAAGAGTTTGTTGCTGCTGATTATGTCTTCAAGACCTTCTGTGAG AAAAATCGGGAGGGTCAAGCAATCTTAGCTTCAACTTTAATACCCCAACCACATCCCACCACCCGAGATCCTCTAGAAGATGATGTTAACATGTCCTTTGGAAG TATGTTATTGCGAGGCATTTGCTCTGGTGAAACTGATGGGAATCTTGAG ACATGTTGCAGAGCTGCGAGCATTCTTTCTCATGTTTTGAAAGACAACGTTCAGTGCAAGGAAAAG GCTTTAAAAATAGTACTTGAGTCACCTGTGCCGTCCATGGGAACTCCAGAGCCTCTCTTTCAAAGGATCGTCAGATACCTAGCAGTTGCCTCTTCCATGAAAAGCAAAGATAAATCAAAATCATATATTCAACAGATCATTTTAAAACTGCTTGTCACATGGACCGTTGATTGCCCAGCTGCAGTTCAGTGCTTTCTAGATTCACGCCACCACCTAACGTACCTGCTCGATCTGGTAGCAAACCCAGCTGCAACAGTTTGCATAAGAGGCTTGGCGTCTATTCTATTGGGAGAATGCGTCATCTACAACAAATCAAATGAGAACGGTAAAGATGCTTTCGCTGTAGTTGATGCTGTGAGCCAGAAGATGGGGCTCACAACGTACTTCTCGAAGTTCGAAGAGATGCAGAGCAGCTTCGTCTTCTCTTCTTCCTCCGAGGGGCCTCGAGAGGATCATGAACCGTTGACGAGAACAGCCACGCCTAGTGAAGCCGAGATTGAGGATGTGGACGTGGCGGATGTGATGGATAAGGGGAATGAGGATCATCCGATGCTCATATCGTTGTTTGATCCTAGCTTCACAGGCTTAGTAAAGAGCCTTGAAGGTAGCATTAGAGAGAGAATCGTGGACGTGTATAGTCGGCCAAAAAGTGAGGTGGCTGTAGTACCGGCGGATTTGGAGCAGAGGAGCGGAGAAAGTGAGAAAGACTACATCAACCGCTTGAAAGCTTTTATAGAGAAACAGTGTTCGGAGATTCAG AACCTTCTTGCTCGGAACGCTGCTTTGGCAGAAGACGTAGTTAGCTCTGGGAGGAGTGAGCAATCTCAAGGATCAGAGCAAAGAGCAAGTACAGTAATGGAGAAGGTTCATATAGATAGCATCAAGCGAGAACTCCAAGAAACATCTCAGCGTTTAGAGACAATCAAATCAGAAAAAGCCCAGGTCGAGTCTGAGGCATCAGAATACAAGAACATTGCCGCGAAACTCGAATCAGACCTAAAGGGCCTGTCGGACGCATACAACAGCCTAGAACAAGTGAACTACCATCTCGAGAAAGAGGTGAGATCCTTGAAAGGAGGAGAAGGTCCCATGGAGTATCCTGATGTAGAAGCGATTAAAGAAGAAGTGAGAAAAGAAGCTCAGAAAGAGAGCGAGGACGAGTTGAACGACTTGTTAGTGTGTTTGGGACAAGAGGAGAGCAAAGTGGAGAAGCTGACGGCGAAGCTGGTAGAGTTAGGAGTTGATGTTGATAAGCTTTTGGAGGATATTGGGGACGAGTCTGAAGCTCAAGGGGAGTCTGAAGATGATGGTGATGAATATTAA